Within the Halichoerus grypus chromosome 2, mHalGry1.hap1.1, whole genome shotgun sequence genome, the region ggaagaggggcaaCAGGGAGTGATGTGGCCCAGAAGCACCCTCCTGAAGGGGATTGGATCAGAGGGGACCCTGAGTGAGTTTGGAAAAAGGTGGGGTATAGTTGGGGAGCCCAAGGTAGTTTGATGGGGGCAGCCTGTGGACAAGAGAGCAATGTCTCAGGACCTTGGGGGTTCTGGGCTCTGAAGAATGGTAAACTGAACTAGGGACTGGCCTTGCCCAGGGGGTTGGGGGACAGGGCTGTGAGGCCGTGGTCCCAGGGTGAGAGTAGGAGGCTTCCCAGCTTGCCCTGACTCTTGCCTTCACCACTTCAGGTCCTGAGCCTTTGCCCCCCAAGGGTCTGCAGTATCTGGTGCTCCTGTCTCATGCCCACAGCCGAGAGTGCAGCCTGGTGCCGGGGCTTCGGGGGCCCGGGGGCCAAGATGGGGGGCTTGTGTGGGAGTGCTCTGCAGGCCACACCTTCTCCTGGGGCCCCTCTTCAGGCTCCATATCTCCAGAGGAGCCCAAGCCAGTGTCCTGTCCGAATACTGCCCGGAGAAGCTGGTGCCCGGAGGCCAGGAGCGGGCCGGAGCCTGCAGGTGGGCTGCAGGAAAGAAGAGTTGTGAAGAAAAGCGAGGGAAAATGGCTCCCTCTCTGTAGCTTAGAActccattttctaaaaattatcctcaaatatatatatatatatatattttttttttttcctcaaatatatttttaggcATAAGAAGCAAAATACAGAATAAGATGTATGTTGTGTTACCATTGCTGGAAaaataaggagagaaagaatatatatatacacacatatatatatttatttatgaatgtaTAAAATATCTCTGGAAGGGCATGTAGGAAACCAGGTTCTCTGTGGGAAGAACTAGGTGATTGGGGGACAATATTGGAAAAGAGACTTTTCAAAGTGTacctttttttacttttgttttttgaacAATGTGAATGTATCATCTCTAAAGTAAAATACCCCTTCCCATCCCAGTAGCATCTGcaccctcctccttcttccccagaGTCCTCCCACCACTTCAGACCGTAGAAGTATACCTGTCCTCATCCCCCGAGCCCAGAGTTCCTTCCCCTTTGACCCTACGTGTGCCAACAGGTTTGGAATCTGAGCATGATGAGAGGACTCAGGAGGCCAGGTTGCCCAGGTGAGGttgggagtgggagggaaaggATAGACTTGGGTGAACAGTGCAGGTGAGGGAGCAGAGCCTGAGGCTTCCCTTCCTTGGTCCAGCAGGGAAGTGGGACCCCTACTGGAGACCTTCCCAACCccaggagaagagggggaggaggaagatgaggatgaAGAGGAGATGCTCAGTGATGCCAGCCCATGGACCTACAGCTCCTCCCCAGATGAGCAAGTTGGGGTTGTGGGAAGATGTTgaacagagcaggagggagggagcagctgGTCAGGGATCCCGAGCTTTCCAGACTCAAGGGAAAGGCTTATTGGTGGGGAAGGCAGAAAGAATTGGAGGCTTTCAATTGGGGAAAGGGGATGAAGTTAGGCTTAGGGGAGAGTGAAAGCTGAAAGCAGGTGTGAACAGAGATCCTGGGGTATGGGTAGGGTTGTTCTGAGTTTGGGATTCTTCGCAATTTAGGGTCTGGGGTTGGGTTGAAGGCTAGCTGAGAGCCCAGGGAGATAAtgccctcctctttcttctcttttcagcaGTGATCCAGATGCCCCCAGAGTACTTCCTTCCCCTGTCACCCATGCACTTGAGGGGGATTCACCCCCGGCCCCAGCAGCTCCCCTTAATCCTCTTGCTGTACCATCctcatcaacatcatcattggGTTCTGGAGCTCTTCTGCCTACGGAAGTTGAGGTACAGCCGGAACTCAGAGGGACCCCTCAAGCAGCCCAGCAGACTGAGCCCCTGGCCAGGTAACCTGATGGCTGAGACAGAGGGCAGGGGCATCCCGGGACATGGCCCTCCCTCGAGGCCCTCTGCTCCCTCTTTGCTGCCCGTAGCCCTGGGAGTCAGGCCCAGTCTGCTCTGACCTTGGCCTGGGAGGAGGACACGGCACAGATCGGCCCCAAGAGAATTAGgtaggcctgggggaggggggccttggggaggggagtgagaggagggggctgaggaGAGCCTGTGGGAGTTCTTATGTTCCTGCCTATCCTCCTCTCCCAGGAAAGCTGCCAAAAGAGAGCTGCTACCTTGTGACTTCCCTGGCTGTGGAAGGATCTTCTCCAACCGGCAGTATTTGAATGTGAGGTCATGAGGGGCATAGATTGGGTTCTGTGTGGCCTCAGAGGTATATGAGAAGGGCTTAAGGAGATGCTGAGGTGAAGGAGAAGCTGAAGCAAAGAAGCTTGGGGTGTGGGTGGATTTGGAGATAGGAAGAGAAGGGTTGGGGTGGACCTGCGGAGCTTACCTACAGTTAGTAATTACTAAGCCAGACAACTGGTAGATAAGGCAGAGAACCAAGCCTCAGGTGCACAGCTGCTGTCCACCGCTGCTGGTTGCATGGGCCCTCCAAGGGTCACATGGGGATAACGATGGCATTCCTCAGGCTCTTGGAATGCTAGCAACTGTTCTAAGCACCTGATGTGGGTCAAGTCTTTTGATCTTCAAAACATCCCTAGGGAGTAGGTGCTGATACTGTTCCTTCtgcagatgaggcaactgaggctcacagaaggCTAGTGTGTGGTAGTGCTGGGGTCCCAGAGTCCACCCTCCGCCGCCTGGCCCTGCTGGCAGGAGTGGGTAGTTCTAGAGCCAGAGGACCAGAAGATGCAGCCTCACTGCAGGAGAGGTTTGAGGCACAAAGAGGGAAGGGCCACGGCCCCCACACTTATCCAGAGCCTTCCCAGACCACGTCCTGAAGTTGAGGGAGAGCCCAGGCCAAAGGGATGGCGAAGCAAGGGTGTATGGGATTTGGGAGAGCGAACGGGTAGGAAAGCTCTGGGATAAGAACTTTAGTGGGGCTAGGCAAACATACAGGAGCCTGTTAATGAAGAAGACTGAAGCAGCCTCAAGCAGCAGTTTAACTATGGGAAAGTGGGATTATAGAAAAGGGGAAAGCCCATGCAGTTTACGGAGCCAGGATGTAAAATTAGGTCAGACAGGAGAACTATTTCCCAGACATACTCAGGGAGTGAAAGAACAGACTACCCCTAAAAGTGTTCCAGGttgagagcatgcatgtgtgtgtgtgtatgtgtgtgtctgtgtttccaAAGCAGATTTAGGAAGACGTCATATAATATGTACCCGTGATGAGCTATTAATAAAGTAGGCAATCTGGGCAATATTATTGTACATTGATATTGAAGAGGATAATCATACCTACCCAAATTGTGTTCTCATTCCCAGCAGACAGCAGCTCCATGGTTAGGGAACCAGGAGTGTCACCAGAATGGCACTTTGTTCAGGGAACTGGGCTTTGTAAGGAAGGTTGTGGCAAAAATGTGAGATAATGCAAATCAAGGACAGAATAGGATGAGGGCAGAGTTTGGTGTTGGGATAGGAGGGGTGCTTGCCTTCGGATGAGGACTGGCTAGGAGGATGTGAGCTAGTGGTGAGAGAACTGTtgtggggaaggggggggcagaggagcCTGCCTGCTGGGCCAGCTCTGGTGGTTTCCCTGACACCACCCGTTCCTTTTCCTAGCACCACAAGAAGTACCAGCACATACACCAAAAGTCCTTTTCCTGCCCAGAGCCAGCCTGTGGGAAGTCCTTCAACTTTAAGAAACACCTGAAGGAGCATGTTAAACTGCACAGTGGTGAGTGGTAGAGACGCCTCCTCATTTCCCTCCTGTGCGTGCTGTCACCTCCACGTGTGGGTGCCCTCACTTCTCCATGTGGGTCCTGTCAGCTCCCCCTGGGGGTCCCTGCACCTCCCCTGTGGGATGACTCTCACCCTCAGGTCTCTGTGTGGTGAGCACCTGCCTGCTTGagactgttctaggtgctgagatACAGCAGGGAACAGAGGGCAGTCCCTACTTCATGCGACGTCTACTCTAGTGATAACAGGGATATAGACATGTGAAAGcccaggaggggaaggagagcatGAGGGAGGAGTCTCTCTGGTAGAAAGGGAAGGTCTCTGAGCAAAGACCTAAGTGAAGGGAGGAATGGAGCCTTGTCCACGTCTATGGGCAGCACTGGAAAGGCCCTGAGCTGGCTTCCGCGTGGCATGttccaggaagggagggagaggaggcctggaagttagaaagggaggaaaagaggtcAGACAGTGGTGGGGGCCTCCAAGACTACCATCAGcgtggcttggcttctggccagACGAGATGGGCAGCACCTCAGCGTCCTGTGTAGCAGAAGGACACAACTGACTTTAAAAGGAGCAGAGTGACTGCCATGTGGACAAATGGGACTGTAGGAGCGTGCAGCGTGCGGGGAGAGCAGCCTTGACATGCTGGTCCGGTCGAGTTGGTCGGGGGGAGTGGCTAGAGGCTGATGTGTGCATGAcggaggaggcaggaggctgcTGTGAGGACAGACTGGCCCCAGGTGGATGGGCAGGAGGGCGCCGAGGCTGACTTGAAGGATTCCAGCCTGAGCACCTGGGCAGAGGTGATGAGATTTCCTGAAAAGGGGGGAGAGGCGGGCTTTAGGAAAGGGACATTTTATTTGGGACATGCTCATTTAGGCATCCCAGAAGATGTGACTCTGGAGTTCAGAGATGTTTGGGGGGAAAGAAGTGTGTTCATCACAAGCACACGGGTGGTATTTGGAGTGAAGGTGGAAACAGCTACATGGAGTGAGCGTAGGCAGAAAGGAGTTCTGAGCAGGGCAGGCGGGAAGGGCAGCGCCCAAGACGCCAGTGAGGCAGATGAAGACGTGGAGAGAGTGCtctagggggaggggagggtgggttgTGCCAGTGCAACGAGACTGAGCAACATGAGGACAGGCCGCTGGACGTGGTGGGAAGCCACCTTTGACTAGATGACAAGGGAGGACAGCCAGAATGGAGTGAGTTCAAggcagggaggagctggggcagTGGAGAGAGTATGGGCCACTCTCCGGAGTGTTGCTGTGAAGACAAGTAGGGAAAGGGGGTCTTAGCTGGAGGGCTGTGGGTTTGGGGGTACAGATGGGAATGATCCCACTGAGAGAAGAGGCTTCCCGATGCctaggttgggggtggggggaacctcCGGTCGGGGGGAAGCAGTGTATCTCTGCACAGCTGGAGGGGACTGCAGTGGAGCAAGGAATAGTCTCACACACGGGCACGGAAGCAGGTTGGCTGAAGGCTTGGGTGGGGGGACTACGTGGTTATTCTCCCCTGGCTTCTCTCTTCTTGGTGACTTGAAAAATGAGGTCCCCGCTGATGAGCtagcagagagaggaggtggtATGGAAAATGGCCTTCTGGGCTCCTGAGAGTGGCAGAGTGAACTGACCGAGAAAATGCGGAGGCTTATGGTGGGCCCTTGGGACTTGTGGTTGTGGATGAAAGGAGAGGCCGAGGCGTAGGTGAACAATCCGTGGGTTGTGTTTCTGCTCCCCTTGCCACACCTCTGTATTCCTGGAGCAGGCCAAGAGTTGTGTTTACTTTGAGTTGGATTTTAACCGAACAGGTACAGCTAAGGGAGAGAGCGGCCAGTGAATTCGTGGTGTGGGCGAAGGAAGGCTACAAAGATGCCCTGGAAAGGGATCTGGGAGAGGAGTGTGGAGGGGGACAGTGGGAAGGCAGCGGGCTGCTGGGCTGGCAGCGTGGAGTCCCAGGCTTATCGTAGCAGGACACAGGAGAGGGCCCCTGCTGAAACTGCAGTTTCAAGGAGGTGCAGTGATGGGGCATGACCTGGGAGTGGTGGCTGAGAAGGGTGGGAGACCAGGTCAGTGAAGGTCAGGGAACAGAAACGTGGAGTGCTGGACGTGTAGGAAACAAAGCAGTGGCACGAGTAATGGCTGAGGAGAGGGCCTGGAGTCAGAGGTTTGGGGAATGTGGTGGTGTGGTGGTGGGCTCCCAAGGGGTGGTGAGACAGATGTCTCAAGGACGCCACGAGCCGCAGGGATGCCCCGTGTATGGGCTGCCCTGAGACTTGGGGGTAGAGGAGAGAACCCACAGCAGGCCTGTGGCAGCTGCGGGGGAAGCGCAGAGGGCAGGTGGTTAGTGCTGGTAGGGAGGCAGGTCAGGGAAAATGGAGCAGGTTGACAGCCAGAGGGCacggctgggggctgggaggggtgggatAAGCAGGTTGAGTCGGGGACAGTACTCCTGTGAGGGTTGACAGGTGGGCTGGGCTGAGGAGGGGCCGCGGCCTGGGGATGGAAGCTGGGGTGACCCCTGTGAACCCGCAGACACCCGGGACTACATCTGTGAGTTCTGTGCCCGGTCTTTCCGCACCAGCAGCAACCTCGTCATCCACCGGCGcatccacactggagagaaacccctGCAGTGAGTGTGGGGGAGCGTGGGTGGGAAGGTAGGGCTTCCAGGGGGACCAGCAAGACGCAGCTGAAGGAGGGGGCACCCCTGGGGAGGTCGAGGTGGGCTGaagccctgcccttccccccgctgtCCCTGGCTCAGGTGTGAGATCTGTGGGTTCACCTGCCGCCAGAAGGCCTCCCTGAACTGGCACCGGCGCAAGCACGCCGAGACGGCCGCTGCTCTGCGCTTCCCCTGTGAGTTTTGCGGCAAGCGTTTTGAGAAGCCAGACAGTGTTGCAGCTCACTGCAGCAAAAGCCAcccagccctgctcccagccccacaAGAGTCACCCGGCCCACTGGAGCCCTGCCCCAGCATCTCTGCCTCTGTGACCCTGAGGTCCGGTGAGGAGTCCAGGCCCTCTGTGGTTCCTCAGGCTCTGACTGTGCTCCCCCAGCAGTGAGCATTCCTGAGCTCTGAGGAGCCAGACCCTGGAGACTGAAGAGGAGTGGGGAAGAGGAGTGCCAGGTGCCTGGTCCCCAGAAACCAGGGTGACAGGGAGTGCAGGGTGGAGCACAACACAAGCCAGGCTACTTTAGTCTTCCTCAAGGACAGAATAAACCCAGTATTTTACATGGACGTGTGTGGGCAGAGTGAGTATTTTGGCACCTGAAGCTCAGAATCCTGATTCCTTCGGAAGCAGGCTCTGCTAGAATATGCCTGAGTGCACCACAGGTGTGGGCCGTAGTCCTCTCTCTGCAGCCCCTACCTCAAGGACCCAGCTTTCTTTCCCAGTTTGCTTTGGCACTTTGCAGTCCTCTTCTGCGGACTGTCCTACCTATTCTTGCACTCAAGAAGGGCAGGCTGTGACATATGGGGAGCGCTGGGTCATTCCAGAGGGATTAGCTGGAACAGGAATGGAGGTATGTGAGCCTGAGCCACATTCGTACTCTGCATTGACCAAGAGAACCAAATGTATAGGCTTGAAGAGTCTTGCCTCCCAGTGCAAAATCAAGGGGGCTGTACATGCAAGATCACTGAGCTACCTTGGGAGGGGACCTCTTAGAGCCTCAAAAGGGCCTGACTCTTGGATCACTCCTCAAGTCTGCAAAGACAGCAGCCTCCGGTTTGACAAAGGAGGCTCTTGGCGTCTGGAACCCAAACAAACAAGCTTTATTTCACCAGTCATAAGCAAAAAAATCGCTGGCCAATTTCAGATTTTCTGCCCTGCACTATTGACTCTGTGGAGCTCCATTTCCTCATGGCTCCAAGCTTGATTTGGAAATAACATTCTGATGCTCCACTTGGCAATACTCTGCTTTATAGACCCCATGTGGTCTCAGTCTAGGTCCCGAAGttaatgcccccccccccgccccaactgGAGAATATTGCCCTGAGAGGCACTTTGATCTGGGCACCATCAGGTCTGTCCATGGGACAGGTGGGTGCTTTGCTGAGGGCTCCTGCCCAGCTTCACTCTGGGTGGGCCTTCCCTGCCAGGGAGCAGGCCGGTTGCTTCTGGCATGATGTCTTTCACTGAAATGAGCTGTCCCATGATCTCTCTGCCTACAAATTTCCCAATATCCCTGAACCCAGGGAGAAAGCAGCAGAGACTCCAGTAGAACCAAGGGGCAAGAAGACCACAGGCGGCTGGTTGTCCCTGTGGCCACATCTGTGATCATTACCTGAAGATGCAGGACAACCAAAGTACGCGGGAAGGAGAGCTAGAGGAGACTCAGGCTGGAAAGGGGGATGGGACGAGAGAAGATAGAACACAGGTCGGAAAACAGGAGAACCTCTGAGGGCACAGCAGCAGCAAGGGGCACACACCAACACCTGGGCTCTCCTCCCTGTCTAGGGGTCTCCCTGACTCCCTGCACCGACAccccagggggagggcagggaggacgGCGGACAGGAAGAGCTGACCAGGGCAGGAGATGTAGGGGCGCGGCAGCAGTCCAGGTGACGGGCTACCGTCGGAGATGTGGAAAGGCGACCGACAGCCACGCTGTCCACACGGACCTCCGTCCGCGAGGTGCCCGCCATCCCCGGGCAGCGTATCCGTACTTGCCTAGCCCGCTACAGACAAGCTGCTCGGCAAGTGTCCCTCAACTAGGACACAGAGAGTCCGGCTTCTCCCGTCCTGCCTGCCCAGCAAAGATGAGCGCAGCCCCCGCCGTGGCCTGGGCGGCCTGGGCGGCGGCCCGAGCGCGCGTGTGCGCCCGCTGGTGCTGCGACAGCGAGCGGCTGTGGCTGAAGCACTTGCCGCACTCGGCGCACTGCGCCGGCCGCTCGCCCAGGTGAGTCTTGCGGTGCAGCGCCAGCTTGGAGCCCACGCCGAAGGCCTTGCCGCACTCGGGGCACTTGTGGGGCTTGAGCCCGGCGTGGTTGCGCCGGTGCACGTTGAGGTTGGACACGCACGTGAAGCGGCGGCCGCACAGCTCGCAGCGgtagggcttctcgcccgtgtgcgTGCGCCGGTGCTTGGTGAGGTCGGAGCGGTCGCTGAAGCGGCGGCCGCACTCGGCGCACGGGAAGGGCCTCTCGCCGGTGTGAATGCGCTGGTGCACCACCAGGTCGGAGCGCTGCCCGAAGCCCTTGCCACACGTGGCGCACGCGTGCGGCCGCGCTCCCTGGTGGCTGCGCCGGTGGCGGAGCAGGGTGGAACTCTCGCTGAAGCGGCGGCCGCAGTCCCCGCACGCAtagggcttctcgcccgtgtgcgTCCGCTGGTGGCGCACCAGCGTGGCGCTCTCCAGGAAGCCCTTTCCGCACTGCGGGCACTTGAAAGGCTTCTCACCCGAGTGCGTCTGCAGGTGTCGTGTCAGCGTGGAGCTCTTGCCGAAGCTCTTCCCGCACACGCCGCACTGGTGCGTACCCGGAGCGCGGGGCTGAGCAGCGGCGGCGTCAGCGGGGCTCCGGGCCGCGTGCACGCGTGCGTGGCTCCGCAGGCCTGCGTCGCTGCGGAAGGCCCGCGGGCACTGTGCGCAGCGGTGCGGTGGCTCGCGGGCCGGGAGGGCGGTCCCCCACCGGTGCGCCCGCGCCTGGTGGAAGCGCAGCGCGCTCTGGCGGAAGGCGCGGGCGCACAGCGGGCAGCGGCGGGGCCGCTCGGGCGGGTGCCGGCGGCGGCGGTGCAGCAGCAGGGCCGAGAGGTGCGGGAAGCTGCGGCCGCACGCGCGGCAGGGGCAGGGGCGGCTGCGCGGCCGGTGCGCGCTCTGGTGCAGGTCCAGGCGGCCGCTGTGGCGGAAGCTCTGGCCGCACTCGCTGCAGATGTAGAGCGTCTGGCCCGCGTGGGCGCGTCGGTGCGCGCGGAGGTCGGCGGCCAGGGCGTAGCGCTCGCCGCAGTCCAGGCAGCGGTAGCGGCTGTCGCCGCCGTGGGCGCGCTCGTGGCGCAGCAGCACCGAACTGTAGCGGAAGCTCTTGCCACACTCAGCGCACACGTAAGGCcttcccgccgccgccgccgcctctgaCGCGGCGAGCATGGTGAGGGCTAGGCCGGCGGGCGCTCGGGATCCAGGCTGGGGGGTGCCGCTCCCGCGCCGGGCTCTGCCGCCTCAAGCTGCGCGTTGCTCTCAGTTTTCCGCAGGCCTACAAAGGGAGCcgcagagggaagaagggaaggccTGGAAAACGGGTCTGCAGCTTCCAGGTTCCTTCTTTTGTGGGGGGGCTCTGCAGCTTCTTCTGGAGTGGTCTGCAGCCAGGTTcaccctgagccctgagccctacAGGGAGAAGGTCACCCTTCACCCTGAGCCCGACGGTAACGGCTGCAACAGCTACACCTTGGGCAATGGAGAGGCAAGCACAGGGTCCCTGTTTCTTGTAACCCCCCCAGCTAGGCCATCTCCTGGATTCCATTCTCCAAGAGGAGGCAAAGCCATAAACTCCTAGAAATAttggccggggggaggggggggggtccTCGTGCCAccaggaagggcaggagggaTTCAGAGAGGGAGTTTGCTTCCAAAACTCTGCTTGGCAGGGGATGAGGAGTACCCAGCCTGTTTTCTGTCCTTAGATCAGAGGTCTTGGCCTGGAGATGCACTAGGCAACACCCAGGAGGGATGGGCAATGAGAAGGCCCCCGGGGCCTAAACCACATCAACACCTTCCTCTGAGGCCCTGGTTTCCTAAGTCACCAACGTGAACCCAGCCAGATCTGAGCTGGAAGGACAAGGAGGGCAATGGGATGAAGCATAAATCTGAACAGAAGCAGCAGTCTGGGCGAAAGTCTCAGAaagggctggggcctgggcaaGGGAGGGTTATCTGAGACCCCAAAGTATTGCACCTTGGCTTTGGACAGTACCTGATAATCACTCCGCACCAGTACACAGCCTCAAAGTTCCCTGGCTTAGCCTTGAGAAAGCAATTCAGGACCCAGGAAAGGGGCAAAAAGGAACATGAACAATCCACAAAGAATAATATTAAAAGTTAATGGCATTATCCTTAGAAGTGCTTTTCACATTTTCAGGAAACCTGCGGAGAAGGAAGAAGCATTCCTTCCTAATTCTCAGGTCATCCAAGTTCTTTGCAAATATTCTGCAGACTTTTCTCATTGCCCTATCTCCAGGGATCTGAGAACCCAGAGTAGTAGAGAAGCCCCTTTATGGGAATGGGATCTGATCTGCTATCCTCTTTATCTCAAATGTTATCCCTGAATCCTCTTGACAAGTTGGTCCAGGTAAGGGTCTGGGAGCAGGATCAGCCTTTCTGTATAGAACCTCCTGTGGGCCTCATCACTGACTACTCTCCTCAAGGCTAATGGACTGGTCCCAGCTAAATTCAGTGGAGATTAGATATAGTTGCTAAGAGTTATAGGCTGTGTCACTCAACAggtcagggagagggagcaaaCAAAATGGTCAGCAGTAGTTTTCTTATTGGTAGATGGAAACATCATAAATACCCAGAGCTCTGGTTAAAACACCCCATAAATGGGATCCATTGAAAAAAAGCCTTGAAAGCCACAAACCTTCAGGGGTGGGCTCTGGAGTTTTGCTCCTCTCCACACTGGGCAGGAGTGGCCAATACAGGATGTTCTCTTCTCATGCCTTTGGAGCAGGATGTTCTGTGCCCTGCAGGGATGAAGTGAGAGGGAAAACACGAATTTACATTGAGCAaaggggacagaggcagggagagaaagaagaggggagtATTTTCTGGAGGAGGGTATTGTTTTAATggacattttcaaatatgaaaaactaaagaataatATCACAAATCACTCCCTCACCTTTAGCATCTATCTACATTTTGCTATTCTGTTTCATCTATCACACTCCTCTCCCacacactttctctttctccttttttttttggtcttcagtATTTTAAATCCCAGACATCTCATTCACAGAGAATGAGTTTAAGCAAAAGCTGCAAGCAGGGGCAGGAGCCCCTCTGCAGACCTGAAAGCAGTCTTTAGAGAGAATCTCTCAGTTCTTCCAGAGGGAACTTTCAGCTCAGATACTTGGGCTGTCTATTCTGGGTTGTCAGTTCAAAAGAATGTTTGCTCTCATGTGAGTCAAACCTTCCCTCAGGACTCAATGTTTGATCCAAATGCCAAAGAGAGCAATGCACATGCTGGTGAGGGTTCCACCTCACGTGAGGGACTCCAGGGACCATGGCACCTCTTAGGCCAGGTTTCTGGGAACCCACCCCTTGCCTCCCAGGGCACAGGCCCAAGGAAGGTGAGACAGATGCACAAACACAAACATGCATACGTAAATGGCATATAAGCAAAGATACAATTTCTCCCCATTACAGATGCGGTGAGACAGACCCTGATCTAGGGGGCAGGTTTGGTAACTGAGTGCCAGAGTACACCCCTCAAGTCTCTCTTCTGCACCTCACCGCATGCTGGAGTTTGCCCTGGAAGCATAGGGGTCTATGCCTGGGaggaaatctgaaagaaaaaaaataataaaatattactgtaaaaaaaaaaaaaaaggaataatttctaGACTATCCTAACCACTTTCCCAATTGAGAGTTTTCAAGTTGTTATACTACCAAgttcattttaagtaaaaaagtaagtacaggaggaaaaaaaaaataagtacaggaGGGcttggaaagagggaaggaggtaaTTATGTGTGAGTTGGTGAAAAGTCTTAATCattcaatactttaaaatattttagaaaaaaatagtacttttCAAGCATTTAATActtacaaatatttacaaatactatatatgtaattaaaaacagGTACTAAGTAAGATAAGctaatgaaaaattaacattcataattgattaaaaataaacttctgagttttatatatcactttatttttgtttcttaataaaGATATTGCAGGTATTTCATACCACATCTAACCATATCTAACATATTACAGATCAAGAGTATGGTAATTGATCAGGATTTAGTACATTAACTAACAATCTAACATGAGAGcagtt harbors:
- the ZNF692 gene encoding zinc finger protein 692 isoform X6, which gives rise to MASSPADASRRRQEKRRQLDARRSKCRIRLGGHMEQWCLLKERLGFSLHSQLAKFLLDRYTSSGCVLCAGPEPLPPKGLQYLVLLSHAHSRECSLVPGLRGPGGQDGGLVWECSAGHTFSWGPSSGSISPEEPKPVSCPNTARRSWCPEARSGPEPAGLESEHDERTQEARLPSSDPDAPRVLPSPVTHALEGDSPPAPAAPLNPLAVPSSSTSSLGSGALLPTEVEVQPELRGTPQAAQQTEPLASPGSQAQSALTLAWEEDTAQIGPKRIRKAAKRELLPCDFPGCGRIFSNRQYLNHHKKYQHIHQKSFSCPEPACGKSFNFKKHLKEHVKLHSDTRDYICEFCARSFRTSSNLVIHRRIHTGEKPLQCEICGFTCRQKASLNWHRRKHAETAAALRFPCEFCGKRFEKPDSVAAHCSKSHPALLPAPQESPGPLEPCPSISASVTLRSGEESRPSVVPQALTVLPQQ
- the ZNF692 gene encoding zinc finger protein 692 isoform X1, translating into MASSPADASRRRQEKRRQLDARRSKCRIRLGGHMEQWCLLKERLGFSLHSQLAKFLLDRYTSSGCVLCAGPEPLPPKGLQYLVLLSHAHSRECSLVPGLRGPGGQDGGLVWECSAGHTFSWGPSSGSISPEEPKPVSCPNTARRSWCPEARSGPEPAGLESEHDERTQEARLPSREVGPLLETFPTPGEEGEEEDEDEEEMLSDASPWTYSSSPDDSDPDAPRVLPSPVTHALEGDSPPAPAAPLNPLAVPSSSTSSLGSGALLPTEVEVQPELRGTPQAAQQTEPLASPGSQAQSALTLAWEEDTAQIGPKRIRKAAKRELLPCDFPGCGRIFSNRQYLNHHKKYQHIHQKSFSCPEPACGKSFNFKKHLKEHVKLHSDTRDYICEFCARSFRTSSNLVIHRRIHTGEKPLQCEICGFTCRQKASLNWHRRKHAETAAALRFPCEFCGKRFEKPDSVAAHCSKSHPALLPAPQESPGPLEPCPSISASVTLRSGEESRPSVVPQALTVLPQQ
- the ZNF692 gene encoding zinc finger protein 692 isoform X3, with product MASSPADASRRRQEKRRQLDARRSKCRIRLGGHMEQWCLLKERLGFSLHSQLAKFLLDRYTSSGCVLCAGPEPLPPKGLQYLVLLSHAHSRECSLVPGLRGPGGQDGGLVWECSAGHTFSWGPSSGSISPEEPKPVSCPNTARRSWCPEARSGPEPAGLESEHDERTQEARLPREVGPLLETFPTPGEEGEEEDEDEEEMLSDASPWTYSSSPDDSDPDAPRVLPSPVTHALEGDSPPAPAAPLNPLAVPSSSTSSLGSGALLPTEVEVQPELRGTPQAAQQTEPLASPGSQAQSALTLAWEEDTAQIGPKRIRKAAKRELLPCDFPGCGRIFSNRQYLNHHKKYQHIHQKSFSCPEPACGKSFNFKKHLKEHVKLHSDTRDYICEFCARSFRTSSNLVIHRRIHTGEKPLQCEICGFTCRQKASLNWHRRKHAETAAALRFPCEFCGKRFEKPDSVAAHCSKSHPALLPAPQESPGPLEPCPSISASVTLRSGEESRPSVVPQALTVLPQQ
- the ZNF692 gene encoding zinc finger protein 692 isoform X2, which encodes MASSPADASRRRQEKRRQLDARRSKCRIRLGGHMEQWCLLKERLGFSLHSQLAKFLLDRYTSSGCVLCAGPEPLPPKGLQYLVLLSHAHSRECSLVPGLRGPGGQDGGLVWECSAGHTFSWGPSSGSISPEEPKPVSCPNTARRSWCPEARSGPEPAGLESEHDERTQEARLPSREVGPLLETFPTPGEEGEEEDEDEEEMLSDASPWTYSSSPDDDPDAPRVLPSPVTHALEGDSPPAPAAPLNPLAVPSSSTSSLGSGALLPTEVEVQPELRGTPQAAQQTEPLASPGSQAQSALTLAWEEDTAQIGPKRIRKAAKRELLPCDFPGCGRIFSNRQYLNHHKKYQHIHQKSFSCPEPACGKSFNFKKHLKEHVKLHSDTRDYICEFCARSFRTSSNLVIHRRIHTGEKPLQCEICGFTCRQKASLNWHRRKHAETAAALRFPCEFCGKRFEKPDSVAAHCSKSHPALLPAPQESPGPLEPCPSISASVTLRSGEESRPSVVPQALTVLPQQ
- the ZNF692 gene encoding zinc finger protein 692 isoform X4, producing MASSPADASRRRQEKRRQLDARRSKCRIRLGGHMEQWCLLKERLGFSLHSQLAKFLLDRYTSSGCVLCAGPEPLPPKGLQYLVLLSHAHSRECSLVPGLRGPGGQDGGLVWECSAGHTFSWGPSSGSISPEEPKPVSCPNTARRSWCPEARSGPEPAGLESEHDERTQEARLPREVGPLLETFPTPGEEGEEEDEDEEEMLSDASPWTYSSSPDDDPDAPRVLPSPVTHALEGDSPPAPAAPLNPLAVPSSSTSSLGSGALLPTEVEVQPELRGTPQAAQQTEPLASPGSQAQSALTLAWEEDTAQIGPKRIRKAAKRELLPCDFPGCGRIFSNRQYLNHHKKYQHIHQKSFSCPEPACGKSFNFKKHLKEHVKLHSDTRDYICEFCARSFRTSSNLVIHRRIHTGEKPLQCEICGFTCRQKASLNWHRRKHAETAAALRFPCEFCGKRFEKPDSVAAHCSKSHPALLPAPQESPGPLEPCPSISASVTLRSGEESRPSVVPQALTVLPQQ